In Nostoc sp. UHCC 0926, a single genomic region encodes these proteins:
- a CDS encoding DUF3322 domain-containing protein — translation MISPVQILQKAERLYPSFLSSVITGDKFFPIEFSIGSLPKDYLALREGVTQLISKSKQDLGYGYTLELETRKLHKLGQQSLPQRISIDTEQDYLKLLKKEKEFSKFKTDIELIRSEVPELNCWLNQNPIKVIEYSDHWNDLLKVCRYFQCNPKPHLYIRELPIRIHTKFIEQNKGILGNLLEAILPTELLSSVEREKEYTFEKRFSLRYREPLIRLRILDSALKAKYDFPLSDISTPISEFRQLNFKAHRFFIAENLMNFLTLPALENSFALFGSGYAIQILKSVNWLADCPIFYWGDLDTDGFKILSQLRSYFPKTISIMMDAKTLENFKEFAVTVSESTAENLR, via the coding sequence ATGATTAGTCCTGTTCAAATTCTACAAAAAGCTGAACGTCTTTATCCATCGTTTCTTAGTTCAGTAATTACAGGAGATAAATTTTTTCCAATCGAGTTTTCAATCGGTTCTCTTCCTAAAGATTATCTTGCTTTACGAGAAGGTGTTACTCAGTTAATCAGCAAGTCTAAACAGGATTTAGGCTATGGCTACACACTTGAACTGGAGACTCGTAAGCTTCATAAGCTTGGACAGCAGTCTTTGCCTCAACGCATTAGTATAGACACAGAACAGGACTACTTAAAACTGCTAAAAAAGGAGAAAGAATTCTCAAAATTCAAGACAGATATAGAATTAATTCGCTCAGAAGTTCCTGAACTTAATTGCTGGCTTAACCAAAACCCTATAAAAGTGATTGAATATAGCGATCACTGGAATGATTTACTAAAGGTTTGTCGATACTTTCAATGTAATCCAAAACCTCATCTTTATATTCGAGAATTACCTATTCGGATTCACACTAAATTTATCGAACAGAATAAGGGTATCCTCGGCAATCTTTTAGAAGCCATCCTACCTACTGAACTACTTTCGTCAGTAGAAAGGGAGAAAGAATATACTTTTGAAAAGCGATTTTCTCTCAGGTATCGTGAGCCTCTCATCCGATTAAGAATTTTAGATTCAGCATTAAAAGCTAAGTATGACTTTCCGCTTTCTGACATAAGTACCCCTATTTCCGAGTTTAGACAACTTAATTTCAAGGCGCATCGCTTTTTTATTGCTGAAAACTTGATGAATTTTCTAACCCTACCTGCTCTAGAAAACAGCTTTGCCCTATTTGGTAGCGGATACGCTATTCAAATATTGAAATCTGTAAACTGGCTGGCAGATTGTCCTATCTTCTACTGGGGTGATTTGGATACTGATGGATTTAAGATCCTCTCTCAACTCCGCTCTTATTTCC